CCCAGGCGGCTACTCCACGGGCTTCGCGTAGTGGAGATCCACTGTGCCCGAGTAACCGGGAAGAGTCACCGCCCCGTCGTCCTCGACTTTCCAGCCGAGGCCGTAGGCGTTGACGTAGAGCATGTAGTTCTGGATCTGGGGCGAGACGGCGAGCGCCTGCTTCAGCTTCTCCGGGTCCCCGACCGCGGTGATCTTGTACGGGGGCGAGTAGACGCGGCCCTGGAGGATCAGGGTGTTGCCGACACAGCGCACAGCGCTGGTGGCGATGAGCCGCTGGTCCATGACCTTGATGCCCTGCGCGCCGCCGTTCCACAGGGCGTTGACGACGGCCTGGAGGTCCTGCTGGTGGATGACCAGGTCGTTCGGCTGGGGTTCGGGGTAGCCGGGGAGCTTGGCGGTGGCGTTCGGCGGGGCGTCCGCGAGCGTGACCGAGACGGCCTGTCCGCGCAGTTTCTTCGTCCCGGACGCCTTCTCCAGGGCGGACAGCTTGGCGTCCTCGGCCTTGGTGCCGGCGCCGCCGCGCTCGGTGAGGGCGTCGACGTCGTCGCGGATCGCGCTGTTGGACTCCTCGAGCTGGCCGTTCTTGTGGCTGCGCTCCTGGATGAGGTCGGAGAGCTTCAGCAGCGAGGTGTCCGTGCGGATGTTGGTGCCCTTGGCGGTGTTGAAGCTGGTGAAGAAGATCAGCCCGGCCAGGGCGAACACGGCCACGGTCAGCAGCCGCACGGGACGGAGGCGCACACGGGGGCGCCCCCCGCCGGGGGGCTCTTCCCGGGAGTCGGCAGAATTGCTCAACGTACCCTTATCTCCTTCAGCGCCGCGGAAGCACTACGCTAACGGACGCCCGGGGGAGCGCAGAGATTCCCCTTGTACGCTGCCCGGAGCCAGCCCACGTTCCCTGCGCGGCCACGCAGCGCATCGACAGGAGAGACCCTCGTGCCGAAGTCACGTATCCGCAAGAAGGCCGACTACACGCCGCCTCCGGCGTCGAAGCAGGCGGCGAATATCAAGCT
The DNA window shown above is from Streptomyces sp. NBC_01445 and carries:
- a CDS encoding DUF881 domain-containing protein: MSNSADSREEPPGGGRPRVRLRPVRLLTVAVFALAGLIFFTSFNTAKGTNIRTDTSLLKLSDLIQERSHKNGQLEESNSAIRDDVDALTERGGAGTKAEDAKLSALEKASGTKKLRGQAVSVTLADAPPNATAKLPGYPEPQPNDLVIHQQDLQAVVNALWNGGAQGIKVMDQRLIATSAVRCVGNTLILQGRVYSPPYKITAVGDPEKLKQALAVSPQIQNYMLYVNAYGLGWKVEDDGAVTLPGYSGTVDLHYAKPVE